TCGCTGGTCCATGTTGGCGCAGCAACTTCAACCACAGCGCATAGTCCTGTCTGCGCTTCATGTCCGGCATCAGCACTTTACCATAGACCCGCGTGTCATAGGCGGCGGTCAGACACCCGATCGGGTTGCCCTTCAGTGCCTCGGCATAGGCAACCTGCATGGACACCCGAACCGATCCCAATAGGCGACCATCTTCATCTATTCGATCATAGGCGGAGAAAACGAACCCTGCTCCATCATCTAATGCAGCTTTTTGAACCGCGAGCTTGTGTGGCTTCCAAAGATCATCTGCATCCAGAAAGGCTATGTAATGGCCTGTCGCTGCTTCGATGGCAGCGTTACGTGCAACAGCAGCCCCTGACTGCCCGGGCAAGGAAATCACATTGATACGTGCATCATGCGCCGCTGCATCTTCGATCACCGCCCTGGATCCGTCAGTGGACCCGTCATCCACCAACCACAGCTCCCAGCTTGTCAGGGTTTGCTCCTGTATGGATTGGATCGTTTCACTGACCGTTTTGGCCGCGTTGTAAACTGGGGTGACGATGGAAAACACGGGAGGCATCAGGGGTTCCAACACAAGCAAGGTTGATCGGACGCTACAGGTCTACCTTGGCAAACACCACCAATGGGTTTCCCCAGCTACATCAGTGTTTCGCGCGCGAAACAGACTCAGTTCCTATAGCCCGGCTTTTGGTGCCACGCCCACGCAGTGGAAATCATCTGCTCCAGCGTTGAATGATCCGGGCTCCAGCCCAGAACATCTGCGGCCTTGCGTGAACCCGACACCAGCGCCGCACAGTCGCCGGCGCGGCGCGGGCCATCTTCGGCCGGAACTGGTTCATCCGTGACGCGGGCAACCGCCTCGACCACCTCACGAACGGAGAAGCCGCGGCCAGTGCCCAGATTAAAGACCTCTGACGCACCACCCTTCAGCAGGTATTCCAGCCCCAGCACATGCGCGGCGATCAGGTCGGTGACATGCACATAATCGCGCACGCAGGTCCCGTCCGGCGTCGGGTAGTCCTGCCCGAAGATGGTCAGCTTGTCGCGCCGCCCGCGCACCGCGTCCAGCGCCAGCGGGATCAGGTGGGTTTCGGGGCGATGGAATTCGCCCACCTGCCCGTCCGGATCCGCGCCCGCCACGTTGAAATAGCGGAAGAACACATGGTTCAGCACAGCCCCCGGCGCCGCGGCGAAGTTGCGGATCAGATCTTCAACCGCACGCTTGGACGCCCCATAGGCATTGATCGGCTGTTGAGGACAGGTTTCATCAAGCATCACACCGTCCTGCTCACCATAAGTCGCACAGGTGGAAGAAAAGGCGATATGCTCCACGCTTGCCCGCTGCATCGCCTCGATCAACCGCAATGACCCGATCACGTTGTTGTCCCAGTACAGCCCCGGATCGCGGGCGGACTGGCCGACATCCGACAGCGCTGCGAAATGCATCACCGCCACTGGTTTGTGCTTGGCAAAGACCTCGTCCAGCCGCGCGGGGTCCCGCAGATCACCTTCTTCCAAAGGGCCGAACTGCACCGCGTCGCGCCAGCCGGTGACAAAGCTGTCGAAGGTCACAGGGGTATACCCCGCTTCCGCCAACGCCTTGCATGCATGCGAACCGATATAGCCCGCGCCGCCCGTAACCAGAACCGTGGAAGTCATGCTGCCTGCCCTTGTGATGTGGATCTTTCCCTCTGACTATCGGGCCTTGCCCAAAAGGAAAACTGTTTCGCGCGCGAAACATCCTGATCGGCGGTTACCCGATAGGTGTGACGTCTCGTGCAAGCCAATCCGCGAAATCGTTCTCCAGAACTTTACCGGCTGCAAGGTCTTCCATCATGCGCACACCTTCGATCGCATCGGTCCGAAACACCAAACCGTTCACGCGCAAAAAGGTCACTGCAGTCACGCAAGCTGTCCGTTTGTTGCCATCAACAAATGCACGCGCTTTGGCGATGCCGAACGCGTAGGCGGCGGCCAACTCCACAAGGGAGGCGCTTGCATAAGCGTGGCGGTTAACCGCAGGCCGGCAGGCTGCTTCCAACAACGCGAGATCGCGAAAACCCGCTGCTCCACCGTGGCGCGCTATTTGTCGGTCGTGGAAAACAACTACGGCACGCAATGGGATCCGAACGGGATCGCTCATGCCAGGGCAGCAAGAAGATCGCGGTTTTCGTCCATCACGATCTCGGGCTGTTTTTGCGCGCGGAACGCTTGAGCCGAGCAGTATCACCCCTTCGATTCACGCAAGGGTTGAGCGAGCCCATTGAGTCTGCAAAACTCACCTTGATAATCGCCGATTTTTACAAAAATTATTTAAGGTGGCACATGTCCAGCGCATTCAGAAAGAGATGGAATATCGCTAAAGGCGCCATGGAAACCGCATGGGGCAAGGATTTCGTCAAGAAAGAGTTCAAGGATGATCTGGGTCCAACCTTCGACAAGCTCTCGAAAGACATGGACGCGTTGAACAAGAAGCTGATCGGTGTCGAGAAGGAACTGGCAAAGATCAGCAGCCAGAAAGCCAAGCTCATCAAAGATTACGAACAGGCAACCTCGACGCTCACCAAGTACGGGATGAAGATCAAAATCAAATCCAGCAAGGAAAAGACCGACCACGGCAAACAATGGGATGGGATCGAAAAGATCCTGACCTCGGAGTTCTCGAAAGATTGGGGTAACGGCTATTACTCGACCCATCGACGGGTCGCCAAGCAGGTCAACGAGCTGGAGCCCGACTATCCCGGCCAGCCATCATAAGATATCCTGACCGCGCTGTTTCGCGCGCGAAACACTGCGCACCAGGGCAAACCCCAACATGACACCCGTGACGTTCAGGATCAGGTCGTCGATCTCGAAGTGGCGGTAGGAGCAGGGATAGAGACCGTAAAGCGCCGTGATCTGTGACAACTCGATAAACCCGGTCAGGCAGATGGCACACACGGCCGCACGGTTCCAGCTGCGCGTGACGCGCGCCAATGCCATACCGGGCAGCGCGAACAGCGCGACATTCATCACTGGCGACACGATGCTGAGGCTATAGAGCCAATCACCCAAAGGGCGGCCTTCATTCCAGAAGCGGGTGTAGGCATGGGTGAACCGGAAGGGCTCGACATACTTGCGGGCGCCGCCTTGGCTGCAATCGAGCGTAGCCGGATCGGGAAAGGGGTGCAGGCCCAGAAAGACGACGAACAGCGCCGTCAGGGCAAATGTCGCAGCAGCCCGCGACAGGCGGTGGCCGGCCAACCTGACGCCCAGCCCCAGGACCAATGTGCCGGCCAATGCGTAAAGAAGCGCGCCGCCCGCATAGATGACCATCTCGACCGGTGTCATGCCTTGAGGCGTCTCAGCAGATCCTGCGCCTGTGCCAGCAACGCGTCATCGACATTCTGGCCCGTCAGCGTGAGCGTAATGGTCCGACCTTTCCGCACGGCATTCAGCGACAGGTCTTTGCCCAGCTTTTCGGCCGGCTGTTTCGCGCGCGAAACACTGGGCTTCTGCCTGGGGGGGTCGGCCAGCTTGGCCAGCAGGGCGATCTCGTCCTCGGCGGTTTGCGGGTCTGCCTCTTTCAGCGCCTCGGCAATGCGATGTCGGTCACCAAAGCGCAGCCGCGACACCAGCGCCAGCCCCAACCGTTCGGGAATATCGGCGGGAAAGCGCACGACATGGCCCAGCTCTTCATGAAGCTGCATGAAGGATCCGATCTTGGACCGCTTCGCGCGGCTGGCCGTTCCGAACAGCCCCCGCAGTGCTGCGCCCTGATCTTCGAACACACCGCGCCTGGCGGCCTCATAGGCGACGCGCGCACGCTCGTAATAGCTTAGCCCGACGCGGATCTCGTTTTCCTCGACCATCGCGACATAGCTGTCGGCGGCTTCCTCAGCTGGGCGGATCAGGGCACGCAACGTGGCGAAGCGGTCCTCTCCGGTTTCCGCGTGAAGCGCTGTCAGGGCACGCAAGCGCCGCCAGCCGGAGATCAGACCAAAGGGAGCGTCACTGTCGGGCAGGGGGGTGATCTCTGCCGGTGTGCGCTGACCGTGTTTGCGGATGGAGGCCTTGAGCGTATCGAACTCGTCCTGATCCAGCGTGACGCGATCACGCAGCAGGTGATCAGCGGCGATCTTGCCCAGCGGCACCTCGACGATCATCCGGCCTTCCTGACGGGCGGCTTCGATTCCATCCGCCATTTCACGCAGTGCCGATACGCCTGCCGCTTCGCTGGCGACCTGCGCAATGGGTGGCACCGACAGGTTCAGCCGTCGTCCGCCATTATCCGGCGTTTGCGAGGGCGAAAGGTAACCCGGCTGCGCGGGGGTCAGGCGGCGTCTGGCCATCAGGCGGCTCCTTCATTGGCAAAGGGGCTGTATGGGGTGCGCCCGGTCAATAAATCCTTGGCCCACCGTGCGGTGTTTCGCACGCGAAACAGATCAAGGTTCATTGCGCGGCCTCCGCTTGTGCGGCCAGTTCATCCCGCCGCCATGCCCCGATCAATAATCTCTTACCAACATCCCGACAGGCGATACAGTCACAACCTCAGGCTTCAGCCTGCTGGAAAGCTGGGAAATCTTACGTCGGACCCGAACAGACCCGTATGGTGAACGTGTCGGTCACACTGTCGGACTGGCTCTATCGCGCGGTGCTAACGCTGAGCCGCGACTATTTTACGCTCGAAAGCCGTTGGAGCGGCGTCTATACGAATGATCGCGCAAGAATTGTGGACGCCAGCGGCGCTGGCAAATCTCGATGGAAATCTTGCCCCAAAACCGAGTTCATCGTCCCTGCGACGTGTCTTTCGAAAGATAATCCGGGATATTGCTGCATTGGATCACTTGTCAGACTACCAGTTGGATGTGATAGAGAACGACATGGCCGTCATCATACCCCGTGCGGTGGACGTAGTCGATGATGACCCATCTTACCCCTTGGCCGCGGTATCTGGGCTGGATGCTAATGCGCTGGAAGCGGATTGGTGGCGTTACTGGGCAGCGTTGGGACGTCCGAGATTGTGTAGTCCGGCGAGGGCTTTTATGGCGTATTGCAAGAAGCGTAGCGGAGATGACTAACACATTTCGTACAGGAAGCATGTTTGGAGCTTTCCTTCTATGACAGCCGCTCCACGCATCGCGTTAGCGCCCGGTTCTATTGATGGCGGCGGGATCGGCACTGTGACTTTGAACCTTGCTGAAGGGCTTGTTGCCCGCGGTGCGAAGGTCGATCTCCTTTTGACAACCGTGCCAAAGGATGGACGCCGTATACCCGATGGTGTGGAGACCGTGGTTCTGGCAGGCCGTACACGGCAGGCTTTTGGAGCTGCCAAGCGGTATATGTCGCAGTCGCGCCCCCATATGATTGTTACGGCGCGAAACTACATGCATCTGCTGATGACCGCCGCACATCGGAGCACCGGAGCGAGCAAGCACTGCGCGCTGGTTTGGAGTTTTCACACGCATCGCAGCACGGAACGTTCACACGCAAGACTCAAAGACCGGCTGGTCGATGCGCTTGCTGTTCGGTTTGCGGGATGGGCAGACCATCTGGTTGCGGTTTCCCACGGTGTTGGCAATGATCTTGCGGCTGCAGGTTTGCCCGAAGACAAGCTGCGCGTGATTGAAAACCCTGCCTGGACGGATTGGTATAATGACCTGGCACAGGCGCCCTGCTTCCATCCTTGGCTGCAGGGGGGGGAGGTTCCGGTAATTCTGGGGATTGGTCGGCTGAGCAAGCAGAAGGATTTCCCGCTTCTGATCCGCGCCTTTGCCAAGTTGCGAGCCTCGCATCCGGCGCGGCTGATCATTCTGGGAGAAGGCCCGGACCGCTCGGCTCTGGAAGCGTTGATATCGGATCTGGAAATTTCGGAGCATGTATCTCTACCCGGCCATGTTCCGAACGTCTTTTGCTATCTGGCGAAAGCACAACTTTTTGTGCTCTCATCGCGTTGGGAGGGATTCGGGATGGTTCTGGTCGAAGCAATGGGCTGCGGTTGTCCGGTCATCTCGACCGATTGTCCCGCCGGTCCGGCGGAGATCTTGCAAGGCGGGCGCCTAGGACCGCTCGTTCCTGTGGGCGATGTTACAGCCATGGCTCATGCGATGGTGAACACATTGGCTGCGCAGATACCCCTATCCGCCTCTGCACTCCCCATGGATCGGTTTCGAGCGGACGAAGCGGCACAACGCTACCTATCCCTGATGGTGCGTACATGACTGCGATAGCCTGTTCGGTGATTGTGCCTGTGTATCGTCAATGGGACCGGATGCAGACATTTCTGACCGCGTGGAGCGCGCTCAAACGAGCACCGGGCGAAGTAGAGCTGATCATCGTGAACAATGAGCCTGATTTCGAACCGGGGCTTGGCACGTTGCCCGAATGTGCGCAGATCATAAAGTGCGCAAAACCGGGGTCGTATGCCGCGCGCAATGCGGGGGCATCGGTCGCGCGAGGGACGTGGCTGATCTTTACGGACGCCGATTGCGTCCCAAGATCCGATTGGCTGGCGAATCTCTGTGCAGCTTTCAACGATGTGGGCGAGACGCTGCTTGCAGGCGATGTCCAGATGTTCCGGGAGGGCCCGCCGAACTGGTGCTCGAGCTATGACTTGGTGAGAGGGATACCACAGCGGCGCTACGTCTCGCGGGGCTATGCTGCTACGGCCAATCTGGCGGTACCGGCACAAGTTTTCAGAAGAGTTGGCGGGTTTGACCCGCAGCGGTTTTCGGGGGGAGATGCGGAGTTCTGCCGCAGAGCGAAGCAGCATGGAATACCGCTTCTATTTCTTTCGAATGCGGTTGTAGAGCACCCGGCCCGTGCGAGTTGGGGAGATCTCGTAAAGAAAGCGAGAAGGGTCAAGGGTGCGCAATTAACCCATGGATCCTATTACGAGCGGATATACTGGATGGCCCGCACGTTGTTGCCGCCAATCCCTGAACTTTGGCACCTTGCACGAAGTGCGAGACCAATCCCTGATCGACTCAAAGCTCTGATCATCCGGCTGTTTCTGTGGCCTCTCGAAATAGCGGAGATCGCGAGCCTGCAACTTAACCGTAACCCTGAACGGCGTTGAATGGGCTCTTCTAAAGTTCGTTCAGTATTTTCTTGTGATATCTTCTCAAGAAAAAAATACCCACGGTCATTGGAAAAATAGCAAAACACATGGCATATTCCACGGAAACGTAATCGCCAATATATTCAGGGTATACACCTTGCCGCATTTTTCCAACAACGTGGATAAGCGGATTGTACCATAAGTATTGGGCATACTTCTCAGGAATCTGATCAAAAGTAAAAAATATGCCAGAGGCAAG
This DNA window, taken from Qingshengfaniella alkalisoli, encodes the following:
- a CDS encoding ParB/RepB/Spo0J family partition protein, whose amino-acid sequence is MARRRLTPAQPGYLSPSQTPDNGGRRLNLSVPPIAQVASEAAGVSALREMADGIEAARQEGRMIVEVPLGKIAADHLLRDRVTLDQDEFDTLKASIRKHGQRTPAEITPLPDSDAPFGLISGWRRLRALTALHAETGEDRFATLRALIRPAEEAADSYVAMVEENEIRVGLSYYERARVAYEAARRGVFEDQGAALRGLFGTASRAKRSKIGSFMQLHEELGHVVRFPADIPERLGLALVSRLRFGDRHRIAEALKEADPQTAEDEIALLAKLADPPRQKPSVSRAKQPAEKLGKDLSLNAVRKGRTITLTLTGQNVDDALLAQAQDLLRRLKA
- a CDS encoding glycosyltransferase family 2 protein; this translates as MTAIACSVIVPVYRQWDRMQTFLTAWSALKRAPGEVELIIVNNEPDFEPGLGTLPECAQIIKCAKPGSYAARNAGASVARGTWLIFTDADCVPRSDWLANLCAAFNDVGETLLAGDVQMFREGPPNWCSSYDLVRGIPQRRYVSRGYAATANLAVPAQVFRRVGGFDPQRFSGGDAEFCRRAKQHGIPLLFLSNAVVEHPARASWGDLVKKARRVKGAQLTHGSYYERIYWMARTLLPPIPELWHLARSARPIPDRLKALIIRLFLWPLEIAEIASLQLNRNPERR
- a CDS encoding VanZ family protein, yielding MTPVEMVIYAGGALLYALAGTLVLGLGVRLAGHRLSRAAATFALTALFVVFLGLHPFPDPATLDCSQGGARKYVEPFRFTHAYTRFWNEGRPLGDWLYSLSIVSPVMNVALFALPGMALARVTRSWNRAAVCAICLTGFIELSQITALYGLYPCSYRHFEIDDLILNVTGVMLGFALVRSVSRAKQRGQDIL
- a CDS encoding type II toxin-antitoxin system death-on-curing family toxin, which translates into the protein MSDPVRIPLRAVVVFHDRQIARHGGAAGFRDLALLEAACRPAVNRHAYASASLVELAAAYAFGIAKARAFVDGNKRTACVTAVTFLRVNGLVFRTDAIEGVRMMEDLAAGKVLENDFADWLARDVTPIG
- the galE gene encoding UDP-glucose 4-epimerase GalE, whose amino-acid sequence is MTSTVLVTGGAGYIGSHACKALAEAGYTPVTFDSFVTGWRDAVQFGPLEEGDLRDPARLDEVFAKHKPVAVMHFAALSDVGQSARDPGLYWDNNVIGSLRLIEAMQRASVEHIAFSSTCATYGEQDGVMLDETCPQQPINAYGASKRAVEDLIRNFAAAPGAVLNHVFFRYFNVAGADPDGQVGEFHRPETHLIPLALDAVRGRRDKLTIFGQDYPTPDGTCVRDYVHVTDLIAAHVLGLEYLLKGGASEVFNLGTGRGFSVREVVEAVARVTDEPVPAEDGPRRAGDCAALVSGSRKAADVLGWSPDHSTLEQMISTAWAWHQKPGYRN
- a CDS encoding glycosyltransferase family 2 protein, whose product is MPPVFSIVTPVYNAAKTVSETIQSIQEQTLTSWELWLVDDGSTDGSRAVIEDAAAHDARINVISLPGQSGAAVARNAAIEAATGHYIAFLDADDLWKPHKLAVQKAALDDGAGFVFSAYDRIDEDGRLLGSVRVSMQVAYAEALKGNPIGCLTAAYDTRVYGKVLMPDMKRRQDYALWLKLLRQHGPAIGIQESLARYRVRSNSLSSNKRVAMRATWRVYRDCEQLGAIKAGWYFAHYLVNAVGKRI
- a CDS encoding glycosyltransferase; amino-acid sequence: MTAAPRIALAPGSIDGGGIGTVTLNLAEGLVARGAKVDLLLTTVPKDGRRIPDGVETVVLAGRTRQAFGAAKRYMSQSRPHMIVTARNYMHLLMTAAHRSTGASKHCALVWSFHTHRSTERSHARLKDRLVDALAVRFAGWADHLVAVSHGVGNDLAAAGLPEDKLRVIENPAWTDWYNDLAQAPCFHPWLQGGEVPVILGIGRLSKQKDFPLLIRAFAKLRASHPARLIILGEGPDRSALEALISDLEISEHVSLPGHVPNVFCYLAKAQLFVLSSRWEGFGMVLVEAMGCGCPVISTDCPAGPAEILQGGRLGPLVPVGDVTAMAHAMVNTLAAQIPLSASALPMDRFRADEAAQRYLSLMVRT